The following proteins are encoded in a genomic region of Phycodurus eques isolate BA_2022a chromosome 11, UOR_Pequ_1.1, whole genome shotgun sequence:
- the vstm4a gene encoding V-set and transmembrane domain-containing protein 4a isoform X2, whose amino-acid sequence MYISVVLLVLTEALLTEVCHALNVTVIPGPIVTATERDNLTLSCLVSQRKRSGSTLVLRWFFSPLAAPTPEPPLPPAYPSPAAPESSQLLIVKMGIKKIKVYGNYTRRFPQPKFRLYEQMEGEVYRLRIVNMSGTDQGFYTCRVHEIRKYRNIWRASSNGSSTTQLTDVNVCAVLICSLGLLSIFLFTLTFIFQYFYRRHRLKASYLLVKCPESSSGETVTSSSSSSSSSPRAQNKYTGQKCDIKVPLKPPKAPEEPPPHTPPEAPVASKRPQKPKRSKTPRRSATPQARQEDSLTYAELELVRPTVEPPASPSPDLDLSSPDTVYAQILFQEKQL is encoded by the exons ATGTACATCTCTGTAGTGCTGCTGGTCCTGACTGAAGCTCTGCTCACAG AAGTATGTCATGCCCTGAACGTGACAGTGATTCCGGGCCCCATTGTCACGGCAACCGAGCGGGACAACCTGACACTGTCCTGCCTGGTATCTCAGAGAAAGAGGAGCGGCAGCACGCTCGTCCTCCGCTGGTTCTTCTCCCCTCTAGCCGCTCCCACCCCCGAGCCTCCTTTACCTCCCGCGTATCCTTCCCCCGCTGCCCCCGAGTCCTCCCAGCTCCTCATAGTCAAGATGGGCATCAAGAAAATCAAGGTGTACGGGAACTATACCCGTCGCTTCCCTCAGCCCAAGTTTCGTCTTTACGAGCAAATGGAGGGAGAGGTGTACCGCTTGCGGATTGTCAACATGAGCGGGACGGATCAGGGCTTCTACACGTGTCGAGTGCACGAGATAAGAAAATACAGGAACATATGGAGGGCATCGTCCAATGGTAGCAGCACCACGCAGCTGACAG ATGTGAACGTGTGCGCCGTGCTGATCTGCTCGCTCGGCTTGCTGTCCATCTTCCTCTTCACGCTCACGTTCATCTTCCAGTACTTCTACAGGAGACACAGGCTCAAAG CAAGCTACCTTCTGGTCAAGTGTCCAGAGAGCAG CTCTGGAGAGACAGTAACCAGCTCCAGCAGTTCGTCTAGTTCCTCTCCAAGAGCACAGAATAAATACACGGGGCAGAAATGTGATATAAAAGTGCCGTTAAAACCCCCTAAAGCGCCTGAGGagccaccaccacacacacctCCTGAAG ctcctGTGGCTTCAAAGAGACCCCAGAAGCCCAAAAGGTCAAAGACTCCAAGGAGGTCTGCTACT CCTCAAGCACGTCAGGAGGACAGTCTGACATACGCGGAGCTGGAGTTGGTCCGACCGACCGTTGAACCCCCGGCCTCGCCCAGTCCCGACCTCGACCTGTCCAGCCCAGACACGGTGTACGCTCAGATTCTCTTCCAGGAGAAGCAGTTGTAA
- the vstm4a gene encoding V-set and transmembrane domain-containing protein 4a isoform X1 translates to MYISVVLLVLTEALLTEVCHALNVTVIPGPIVTATERDNLTLSCLVSQRKRSGSTLVLRWFFSPLAAPTPEPPLPPAYPSPAAPESSQLLIVKMGIKKIKVYGNYTRRFPQPKFRLYEQMEGEVYRLRIVNMSGTDQGFYTCRVHEIRKYRNIWRASSNGSSTTQLTVHFTLEARTGEGIWRLLSDVNVCAVLICSLGLLSIFLFTLTFIFQYFYRRHRLKASYLLVKCPESSSGETVTSSSSSSSSSPRAQNKYTGQKCDIKVPLKPPKAPEEPPPHTPPEAPVASKRPQKPKRSKTPRRSATPQARQEDSLTYAELELVRPTVEPPASPSPDLDLSSPDTVYAQILFQEKQL, encoded by the exons ATGTACATCTCTGTAGTGCTGCTGGTCCTGACTGAAGCTCTGCTCACAG AAGTATGTCATGCCCTGAACGTGACAGTGATTCCGGGCCCCATTGTCACGGCAACCGAGCGGGACAACCTGACACTGTCCTGCCTGGTATCTCAGAGAAAGAGGAGCGGCAGCACGCTCGTCCTCCGCTGGTTCTTCTCCCCTCTAGCCGCTCCCACCCCCGAGCCTCCTTTACCTCCCGCGTATCCTTCCCCCGCTGCCCCCGAGTCCTCCCAGCTCCTCATAGTCAAGATGGGCATCAAGAAAATCAAGGTGTACGGGAACTATACCCGTCGCTTCCCTCAGCCCAAGTTTCGTCTTTACGAGCAAATGGAGGGAGAGGTGTACCGCTTGCGGATTGTCAACATGAGCGGGACGGATCAGGGCTTCTACACGTGTCGAGTGCACGAGATAAGAAAATACAGGAACATATGGAGGGCATCGTCCAATGGTAGCAGCACCACGCAGCTGACAG TGCATTTTACACTGGAGGCTCGTACCGGTGAAGGAATTTGGCGTCTGTTATCAG ATGTGAACGTGTGCGCCGTGCTGATCTGCTCGCTCGGCTTGCTGTCCATCTTCCTCTTCACGCTCACGTTCATCTTCCAGTACTTCTACAGGAGACACAGGCTCAAAG CAAGCTACCTTCTGGTCAAGTGTCCAGAGAGCAG CTCTGGAGAGACAGTAACCAGCTCCAGCAGTTCGTCTAGTTCCTCTCCAAGAGCACAGAATAAATACACGGGGCAGAAATGTGATATAAAAGTGCCGTTAAAACCCCCTAAAGCGCCTGAGGagccaccaccacacacacctCCTGAAG ctcctGTGGCTTCAAAGAGACCCCAGAAGCCCAAAAGGTCAAAGACTCCAAGGAGGTCTGCTACT CCTCAAGCACGTCAGGAGGACAGTCTGACATACGCGGAGCTGGAGTTGGTCCGACCGACCGTTGAACCCCCGGCCTCGCCCAGTCCCGACCTCGACCTGTCCAGCCCAGACACGGTGTACGCTCAGATTCTCTTCCAGGAGAAGCAGTTGTAA